In one window of Arachis ipaensis cultivar K30076 chromosome B06, Araip1.1, whole genome shotgun sequence DNA:
- the LOC107604935 gene encoding thioredoxin-like 1-1, chloroplastic yields MAELLTKTSLVSSWHGDTQHHHNPRVSVVPKSYSFGYGLKRFPSLKMKSQVLRSSTLSSDFHGKKLVFRVNRSSSPNRVNSQLRPSIVSQMTGRIGKVQKWWEKGIQPNMREVISAEDLVNSLLNAGDKLVIVDFFSPGCGGCKALHPKICQLAEMNPDIQFLQVNYEDHRSMCYSLNVHVLPFFRFYRGAEGRLCQFSCTNATIKKFRDALAKHTPERCSLEPTKGLEEKELLALAANKELNFTYTPKPKPKPKPVQPAAPSLNPLRLPSFIANSDVSNDRTLATSGR; encoded by the exons ATGGCCGAGCTTTTGACCAAGACGAGCTTGGTTTCTTCATGGCATGGAGATACACAACATCATCATAATCCTAGGGTTTCTGTCGTTCCTAAGAGTTATAGCTTTGGTTATGGTTTGAAGAGATTCCCTTCTTTGAAGATGAAATCACAGGTGCTCAGATCTTCAACTCTGTCATCTGATTTTCATGGCAAAAAGCTCGTATTTCGTGTGAATAGATCATCATCGCCTAACAGGGTTAATTCGCAGCTTCGGCCTTCTATAGTGTCTCAG ATGACTGGTAGAATTGGTAAGGTTCAGAAATGGTGGGAGAAAGGGATTCAACCTAACATGAGGGAAGTGATTTCCGCAGAGGACCTTGTGAATTCACTATTGAACGCAGGGGACAagcttgttattgttgatttcttcaGTCCTGGTTGTGGTGGCTGCAAAGCCCTTCATCCTAAG ATATGTCAATTGGCTGAGATGAATCCTGATATTCAGTTCCTTCAGGTGAACTATGAGGATCATAGATCCATGTGTTATAGCCTCAATGTCCATGTTCTTCCCTTCTTCCGCTTCTATAGAGGAGCTGAAGGTCGTTTATGCCAGTTTAGCTGTACCAATGCTACG ATAAAGAAGTTTAGAGATGCATTAGCTAAACACACTCCAGAAAGATGTAGCTTGGAGCCAACAAAAGGGTTAGAAGAGAAAGAACTTCTAGCACTTGCTGCCAACAAAGAACTCAACTTCACATACacaccaaaaccaaaaccaaaaccgaAACCAGTTCAACCTGCTGCACCCAGTTTAAATCCCCTCCGTTTACCCTCATTCATAGCAAATTCTGATGTCTCCAACGACAGAACCTTGGCCACTTCTGGGAGATGA